The following proteins are co-located in the Xyrauchen texanus isolate HMW12.3.18 unplaced genomic scaffold, RBS_HiC_50CHRs HiC_scaffold_552, whole genome shotgun sequence genome:
- the LOC127642329 gene encoding ski oncogene-like: protein METVTRQSFQPHPGLQQTLKQFHLSSMSSLGGPAAFSARWQHDLLFKKDGKDLPESVLHPPPMQPPPAMPGPLFIPSDRSTERCETVLEGETISCFAVGGEKRLCLPQILNTVLRDFSLQQINSVCDDLHIYCSRCTADQLEILKVMGILPFSAPSCGLITKTDAERLCNALIYGGTYPPQCKKQIYSGSIELELTEKSFKIYHECFGKCKGLFVPELYTSPTAPCIQCMDCRLMYPTHKFVVHSHKSLENRTCHWGFDSANWRAYVLLSSDYTGKEEKARLEQLLDDIKEKFDFANKYKRKASRVSSSMFFFFFYARSVNFGKRPRFSIFFSDTNLRLISKLSFGRLTIYLL from the coding sequence ATGGAAACGGTAACGCGACAGAGTTTCCAGCCTCACCCGGGACTGCAACAAACTCTCAAACAGTTCCACCTGAGTTCCATGAGCTCTCTCGGAGGACCGGCCGCTTTTTCGGCCAGATGGCAACACGATCTGCTCTTCAAGAAGGACGGGAAAGACCTCCCGGAGTCCGTGCTGCACCCCCCGCCTATGCAGCCTCCTCCGGCGATGCCGGGGCCGCTCTTCATCCCGTCCGACCGCTCCACCGAGAGGTGCGAGACGGTCCTGGAGGGCGAGACCATCTCGTGCTTCGCGGTAGGTGGCGAGAAGCGCCTGTGCCTGCCGCAGATCCTGAACACCGTGCTGCGGGACTTCTCGCTCCAGCAGATCAACTCGGTGTGCGACGACCTGCACATCTACTGCTCCCGGTGCACCGCCGACCAGCTAGAGATCTTAAAAGTGATGGGCATCCTGCCGTTCTCCGCGCCGTCCTGCGGACTCATCACCAAGACGGACGCGGAGCGCCTGTGCAACGCTCTCATCTACGGGGGAACGTATCCTCCACAGTGCAAGAAGCAGATCTACAGCGGCTCCATAGAGCTGGAACTCACCGAGAAGAGCTTCAAGATTTACCACGAGTGCTTCGGGAAGTGTAAGGGGCTGTTCGTCCCAGAGCTCTACACGAGTCCCACCGCGCCCTGCATCCAGTGCATGGACTGCAGACTTATGTACCCGACCCATAAATTCGTGGTGCACAGTCATAAATCGCTGGAGAACAGGACTTGCCATTGGGGCTTTGACTCGGCCAACTGGAGGGCATATGTTCTTCTGAGTTCGGATTACACGGGGAAAGAGGAGAAAGCGCGTCTGGAGCAGCTCCTGGATGACATTAAGGAGAAATTTGATTTCGCCAATAAATATAAGCGGAAAGCATCAAGGGTGAGCAGTTCtatgttcttcttcttcttttatgcAAGAAGTGTCAACTTTGGAAAAAGGCCAAGATTTTCCATATTCTTTAGTGACACAAACTTAAGACTCATCAGTAAGTTGTCGTTTGGCAGACTTACAATATACTTATTATAG